The window TTTGCATTTTGAAAATGGGTGCTCAACTGTACTTCTGAGttaagatgcgagaagtgaggatgcgttggttcgggcatgtgatgaggagagacACGGATGCTCCAGTTCAAAGGTGCGAGAGGTTGGCTATGAATAGTTTTAGAGGAGAGACACGGATGCTCCAGTTCAAAGGTGCGAGAGGCTGGCTATGGatagttttaggcggggtagaggtaggccgaagaaatattggcgGGAGGTAATTAGGCAGGACATGggacagttacagcttacggaggataTAACCTTAGATAAGGTGTGAAGGATACGAATTAGGGTAGAATGGTAGGAGGTAGGAGTACGTTCCTAATAGTAGGGAAGAGTGCTCTGTGtgtagcctcttgttcatggTGTTCTGATGATGTCTGATTTCATATAGCTAGTTTGTAATcttactttgtgggtgtcttgtttcctTTACTATCTAACGCTGTGATATCCCTTGTTGTTtgcttttatgatttttgtttgttaCATTTGTTATCTGTaatgagccggaggtctatccaaaacagcctctctacttccccTGAggcagtggtatggactgcgtacactttaccctccccagaccccactttgtggtaATATACTGGttgtgttgttgttgattatttcATTAATACTAACGATCAACTAGCTCACAAAAAGAATCTTCTTTTAGAAGGCAAAATATtagtattatttcttttttttttctttatttataagcCTAAGAGACGTCTTTCCGTTTTCACCTAGATGTTAATTCACTCCTTTTGGCTTCTTTTGATTCGAAAAGAGTTAACAAAGCCATGCTGTTTCTAAAATTCGTTACTCCAGCGTGATCCACAAATccatccttttcttttatttccttttttttctggATTTAACAAAATCATTACCATAAGATTAATATTGTTTCTTTCCTAAAAATCCTTTTcctttcaattttgaatttgatagggCTTGACCATTTAATCTTATGGGAATAACTGAATTTTAAAGTTTCATGTTGAAATGCAAAAATTGAGGGGGGGAACCATTATGGACTACTTTTGTTAATTCTATAGATATATTGCTATAGCGTAAAGCTTGTAATCATGGCCAGCTTCAAATAGCATGTTGTGTTATGCTTCCAGTAATCAACTTTATCGTTGATGTATTTTTCTCTGAAGCGGCTCTCTAATGCACTTCTAATGGATTACTGCTGCTAGAATGTTAAAAAGCAGTGTTTTTGAATAATGCTTTTTCTTTGATGGATAGGATCAACCTCTTACAATCTGCTGGATCTCATTACAAAAAAGGTTAATAGTCCATATTAAACGTTTTTCAAGCTACACTATTTGAGCTAAGAATCTCGCTTATATATCTTCTCTTTCGTCTTTCTAGAGAAATATTTACTTCAACAAAAAGGGGGTACTGTCAGGATTATTACTCATAAGGATTCGGTGGCAGCTGACATATTACAATCGTTCATCCATGCTCTTGTCATGGCAAAACTGGATGATCAAGATGGATCCATATCTTCGGAAAGCCAATCATGGATGGCTAAACATTACGAAGTCTTTCTTTTGAAGGTATTTGTATACATTAGGAGCTACTTTTAGGGAGGAAATTTCGTGAAATTCACTGCTTTTACAATTACTGAAGCATCAACTTATCTGTATCGACTTTTTGCAAAATTCAGTTCATCAATATCTTGAAGCAAATGCCACCTAAATAGGTTGATGTTCCATTATGTGTCATTACGAAAAAGTTCATCAGCGAAAATTTGTATCTGAAAAGTGAAAGCTGGCGAATGAAATGTGGAGTTAGTTGAGGTGCACGCAAGATGGTCCGGACACCATGGTTATCAAtaaaagaagaaagtgaaagcTGGTGAATGATGTAGAAGAGGACAAGTGCAAATGGCAATAAGATATCAACCCACATTTTTTGATGATACTGGTGTTTGGGCCAACTTATGTGCATCTCGACTATTCCTTAGGGTACCCGCTACCTCTCATCAGCACAGGAGCTGGTTGCTTTGCCCATCAAGATTTAGACAGATTAGAAGAGATCACCTTGTGTTTTTTGCTGGTTCCGGGATTTGAGCATGACATCTCATGGTTCTCATCTCACTTCATTGACCATTAGGCCACACCCTCGGGTGTAAGAAGTCACCCACATATAAGATGATTTTGTCATGccaaaattttcttttacttaCTAGCTATGCAGTTTCTGTTTTTAGATTGCACTGAGTGTCTGTTTCTTTCACAATTCTCTGTCGCAGCTTCAGTCATCAGGATGGAAGACTGAGCGGCTGCTATCATCATCAGTTGTTTGGAGAGCAAATTGGCTAGTAGATTATTCGACTGACAAAAATGACTAGAAATTCTAATACAGATTGAAAGTCATGTAGTTTGTGTCAGATGAAACTTTGGAACTACAAGCTACTTATTTCAAAAAGGATGTGCTTTCAAATTCCGACTTGGGGAGATTTCAAGTCATCCTTCGGTATGTCTTGGATCCTTCAATGATCGTTGAGAAGGTATACCTAAAGAAGCGAAGGATATTCTTAGCAAGAAAGAGTTATCTATTTACATGTTAAATATCAGAACCAGTCAGTTTAGCCTGGCTTATGTGCTGTGTTCAAAGGATATCATTTGTATGGATAGTTTCCAAGATCTTGGATAAACTCTTACTCGAATTTTATGCAGGTGCTGTTTATTCTTGAGATCAAAGTTGTAATTTATGGCATTAGTTCATAAGCCTGAGTGGAGATTCCATTGATGAACACAACAAACTTTATTTTATagacaagtattgttggacatctatttttagttTACTGATCAAGTAAgatggacggagggagtagttaAAAGTCTAAACAAAATTGTGATTGTACAGTTGCTAAATGGAAGAGTCAGTTTATGGACTTTGATGCCTTTGTAACTTTACCTCCTATTTCAAATTGATATTCATAAACggcagcccgatgcactaaagctaccgctatgcgcggtgttcgggaaaggaccccaccacaagggtgtatcgtacccagccttaccttgcattatTGTGTTATTTTTCAAGTGGTATTGACCTATTGTAAATATACATaccattatttttttgaaaaactttatATACACATTCATTAAAATTATTAACAGCCAACTCTGCAGTTGGATCTTGTTCCTTTTTTCCCGGGAGGTTTTGGGAAATTTGAATAACAATGAATTGTTTAGCAATTTTGATGAGTAAAATGCAGCATATGATACTTATTGAGCATTTTTggatctttaattttaattttttaaaaatgaattgaCTTTAATCTAGTTTAAATCCAATAGTCTGTCAATATTGACTTTGATGagcaaaattatcaaataaaaaaggGATAGGGGAGTAATAGATATAAGGAAAGTCAATTAAGAAACTATGTATCTATTCTCATCTCAAACTAAAAACAATGCTACAACATAAGACACCAAATTCCCCTTTAGGTGCTTCAACTGCGGTATAGGGTATAGGTAGAAGGAGCTTGTACCGGAATACCTTttataaaagtttcaaaatgacaGTTGTAGTAGAGTAAACTGAAGATCCTAATCGTTTGGCCGGCTAAAGGgcaacccggtgcactaaagctcccactatgcgTAGGGTCtaaggaagggccccaccacaagagtgtattgtacgcagtcttatctttgcatttctgccagaggctgtttccaaggtttgaacccgtgacctcagGGTCATATTCTACCTAGAACATAGGGTCATTCTTGAATATCGCCTTCTGGCTTCCATACACGAAGAAGCCGGTCATAAAATGAACAAGTAGCAATGACATTATTCTTCCTCCCTAAACATCCTCTTTGCCAATCTGCTCCATATGCCAGGGAACCATGTTTGTTATAGGTTTCAAGTACTTCAGCTTTATCGTCTTTAACTTTGACAACTGCAAATCCATTGTGCATACAAGCGGTCAAGACCAGGTCCGGTACAGAAGGATGATACTTAATTCTCCAAACCCCTCCACCCAAGGAGATTGACGTCTCATGTACAGGTTTTGCGATTGATCTTACATCCCATACCCTTAGATGTTCGTCATAGCTCCCAGTGAGTAAGGTATAAGGGTCACTTGGACTCTTAGTAATGCAGCAAATCCCCATTGTGTGAGCTTTTCTGTTTTGGAATGCAAAGTTGGGCTCATCTCGCATATCCCAGCAACTAAATTTGCAGTCATCTGAACCTGTGTACACCAGCTGTGGTTGCTGGATATCAAAAGAGGCAGCCCAAAGTTCAAAGTCATGCGCTTTCCAGTCTCTGGAAATGCTCAGTTGAGACTCAAGGAATGAAATTATCGAGACTGATCCATCTGAAAGCCCCACGGCGAGGGATGTAGCTGATGGATTCCAGTCTATACACAAGCACATAGAGGAACTGACTTGTTCATCGCTTACCTCCAGTAAACTATTCCCTATAATAAGAAGAAGATCCCGATGCTTCAGTTAGATATTACAAGTAAAGTTTCAAGTGAATCAAGGTACTGCAAGGATCACCAATGCTAaatgaaaaaggggaaaagagATCGATGGGAATTCCAAGAACAACATACCAAGTATAACCCCACAGGTGGGGTCTAGGAGGGTAAATGTACACAGACCTTATCCCTACCTTGTGATGATAGGGTGATGGGAATATAGTAAATATGAAAAGCTTAATAATAAGTCCATGGACGAATGAGAACAATATTGCAAAACTCGTTAGATCAGCAAGTAGTTAACATTCATATAGCATGCATGGTTTCCAACCTCCTTTCCAACATCTATAGTGAGCAAGTAAACACGGAGATAGCAATCAAAGGAACTCACTTAtcaattatctttcaaacaaaaatctatcaTTTCGCATTAGAACTAAAGAGAAGTGTTCCTAGGCCATTGCTTCTTGTTGAGAcaatagaagagtaaaaaaagggcagcctagtgcattaaagctcccgctatgcgcaatTTTCGGGGAAGAGCCCCACCACAAAGGTGTAACGTACGCAAcattaccttgcatttctgcaagaggctgtttccaaggcttgaacccgtgacctcctgatcacatggcaacaactttaccagctACTCGAAGGCTCCTCTTCAATAGACTTAAGTAACATTCAGCATATATTGAATTCCTACATTTTGTCAACATACATCCTCCCACCGCACCTATGATGTATGCATTTCCAAGCTACCTATGAACTAAGACCACTCATAAAACAAGAATTATTGGTACCTAAACACTTCAAGTCTTTCAGTAGTACTCTAAGTGCACTTCGAGTTAACTAGACAATTACTGTATAGATTTTAAAAGATGACACAAGAACTGAAAAAACTTCTTCATAGCTAGTGATAAAATCAGTTTCACATGAAGGTGGTTATGAAGTTTGTATTACGTCTATGTCATTGAAACATCGCACTCCAATTCCTACAATCTACACATTACTAGAAGATTTCCATTGCTTCCTTCCTCCGCTACAGATAACTGCTATTAAGTACTATTAACCTCATACAAGTGTATTTTCAGTGCTTTATCTCATACAGCTATCTATTCGACTATTCCTAATCCGATAGTAACCTGGGGGACGACTTCTTTGTGTGCCTCTGATCCAAtacaacatacatacatatatactacacCTTGATTCCAAATCAATTGGTTCATTGTATGATTCCTAAATACCTGTTTCTCAGCATACACTTGGACTCATTTCATTACAACACTCTATAGtaaagaaataatataatcttGTTCTCCCTCACGTAACACATTCCCTTGACAATACAAGAAAAGAGATGACCAAGCATACCAGGAACTTGTGATTCATCGGAACAAGATTCAAGTTTGTGAACTCTAACATAACCGTCAGCACCAGCTTGAGCAAGTAGTGGACCAACAGTTGCCCCAAATGGGCTCCATTTTATATCAAAAATGCCGGCTGTTTGTACTCTATGTATCAAACTAAGCCGACTGGAATCAGCATCAACATCAAAAAGCGATATACTACCGGTTCTACGAGGTTGATCTCCTTCTTGTAAAGTATACGTGCAGGCAGCTAGAATGTTGTCAAAAGATTCGTGTGGACAAAACTCCACAGCATCAGCATTTCCATCAAGGTGACAATGAGCTATATCCATACCTgaataagatacactaaaatggtgaataaacaaaaaatatcaaGCTTAGTTGGACAAATAATTTGTTGTACATGTTATCAACTgataactacaacaacaacaacataccagtgtattcccacaaagtggggtctgggaggttAAAATGTACGCAggccataccactacctcaaatgaagtagagaggttgttccgATAGACCCCCTGGCTTAGACacataacagtataacaaacaaaaaacacaagcatataacaagataggataACACACTGCTAGATAATTATCAACTGATAACTATAACTGAAAAAATGAGCTTTTCTCTATGGAAAAATGAGTTGCAGGGACCAACAATTATCAATAAGAGTTCGTGTTTAACCATATATTCACACGCCTTCGTTCCTTTGGAACCAAATTAGGAAGGCATAATACATAACAAACACTCTTACTTGATTAAGTAATCTAACTTCGAGAGTGCATATCTAGACACCTCAGCTTAATCTCAACTGGCAACTAAACACTCCAACTCCATGTGTCTTGTCACATCAAATGCTGACATGACACATAAAATTTGGAGGTGTGCAGGGGCGGATCCAAGATTGTGGGTGCTtactttttttaaggaaaaaaagtgTGTTGCTACCAAGAATCGAACTGACGCTACTTCTTCAGGCATCAAGGTGCTTAAGTTCCACACCAAAGCCAAAGCACCCAACATTCACTTTTGTTTATGGGTGTCATAACCGATTTTACTATATATCGGGGTCAGTGGGTGCTCAAGCACCCGACAAGGACTACATGCATCCGCCCCTGGAGGTGTGTCGATGATTATTTTGTTAGTTGGAGTATTCAAATGACACAATaaatgttgggttcgaaatcgagaaggcgtcatgcggaagctattagttgcaaactatcgtagtgataattcagacgacaaagaaaacaacaacaacaaacccagtatattcccacgtagtgggatttggggagggtagagtgtacgcagtccatacctctaacgaggtagagaggctgtttccgatagacccccggctcaagataaaaggcaGTATAAGAGGCAGTATacaaaaaacatcaaaagcatagaacatgataaaataacatagatacGACATCCACAAAAAGTACCTTGCCAAACAAAGAACACCACAAATCCCCTACCTACTGACTACAACTGaaccacacccttagccctctatcctaatgtttttccttcATATCTTCTTATCCAGGGTCATatcctcagtcagctgtaactgctccatatcacttctaatcacttctctccagtatttctttggtctacccctaccccgcttgaaaccttcTAAGGCCAACCTCTTATACCTACGAACTGAGacatctgtgcccctcctcatcacatgaccaaaccatctcaacctcacttcccgcattttatcctccactgatacaactcccaccttctcccgaacaATTTCATTCCTAACCTTGTCTGCCCTTttgaatccacacatccaatgcaacattctcatttccgccaccttcaacttttgtaCATGAGAATTCTTAACCAGCCAACACTCCGCTTCTTACAATATAGTAGGCCGG of the Capsicum annuum cultivar UCD-10X-F1 chromosome 11, UCD10Xv1.1, whole genome shotgun sequence genome contains:
- the LOC107847582 gene encoding diphthine methyltransferase homolog isoform X2 — encoded protein: MACVHFNLPDPTLWEYTGMDIAHCHLDGNADAVEFCPHESFDNILAACTYTLQEGDQPRRTGSISLFDVDADSSRLSLIHRVQTAGIFDIKWSPFGATVGPLLAQAGADGYVRVHKLESCSDESQVPGNSLLEVSDEQVSSSMCLCIDWNPSATSLAVGLSDGSVSIISFLESQLSISRDWKAHDFELWAASFDIQQPQLVYTGSDDCKFSCWDMRDEPNFAFQNRKAHTMGICCITKSPSDPYTLLTGSYDEHLRVWDVRSIAKPVHETSISLGGGVWRIKYHPSVPDLVLTACMHNGFAVVKVKDDKAEVLETYNKHGSLAYGADWQRGCLGRKNNVIATCSFYDRLLRVWKPEGDIQE
- the LOC107847582 gene encoding diphthine methyltransferase homolog isoform X1 — translated: MAAELLPASDDHNADQRCQRPPEQPPPAPLRSDSPPVSHHCMDIAHCHLDGNADAVEFCPHESFDNILAACTYTLQEGDQPRRTGSISLFDVDADSSRLSLIHRVQTAGIFDIKWSPFGATVGPLLAQAGADGYVRVHKLESCSDESQVPGNSLLEVSDEQVSSSMCLCIDWNPSATSLAVGLSDGSVSIISFLESQLSISRDWKAHDFELWAASFDIQQPQLVYTGSDDCKFSCWDMRDEPNFAFQNRKAHTMGICCITKSPSDPYTLLTGSYDEHLRVWDVRSIAKPVHETSISLGGGVWRIKYHPSVPDLVLTACMHNGFAVVKVKDDKAEVLETYNKHGSLAYGADWQRGCLGRKNNVIATCSFYDRLLRVWKPEGDIQE
- the LOC107847582 gene encoding diphthine methyltransferase homolog isoform X3, translated to MDIAHCHLDGNADAVEFCPHESFDNILAACTYTLQEGDQPRRTGSISLFDVDADSSRLSLIHRVQTAGIFDIKWSPFGATVGPLLAQAGADGYVRVHKLESCSDESQVPGNSLLEVSDEQVSSSMCLCIDWNPSATSLAVGLSDGSVSIISFLESQLSISRDWKAHDFELWAASFDIQQPQLVYTGSDDCKFSCWDMRDEPNFAFQNRKAHTMGICCITKSPSDPYTLLTGSYDEHLRVWDVRSIAKPVHETSISLGGGVWRIKYHPSVPDLVLTACMHNGFAVVKVKDDKAEVLETYNKHGSLAYGADWQRGCLGRKNNVIATCSFYDRLLRVWKPEGDIQE